A window of Paraburkholderia sp. ZP32-5 genomic DNA:
TCTGACGCCGGTCTGCACGCCCGAGCTGCTGAAAAGCAAGCCGCTCGATCAGGTGGGCGACCTCGTGCGCCATACGCTGCTGCATCCGACGCGCGATCATCGGGACTGGAAGAGCTGGCTCGCGAAAGTGGCGGAAACGGATGCCGCCGGCGCGGGCGCGATCGATGCCGAACTCGGGCCCAGCTTCGACACGCTCGACATGGCGACCAATGCGGCCGCGCAGGGCTTCGGCGTGGCGATCAGCGATCTCGCGCTGATCGACGAGGACGTTGCGGCGAGGCGTCTGGTGCGGCCATTCGATACGGTGCTGAAAACCGGCTGGCGATACTACTTCGTCTATCCGGATTCAGTCGCGCAGCAGCAGAAGCTGAATCTGTTTCGCGACTGGATCGTCGAGCATTGGGAAGAGTGACGCCTTCTGTGGCGTTCTACGTATCGCCTAACGTGAGCCGTTAAGGCGCAAACGACAGAAACAGATACGCGGCGAACAGCGACAGATGCACCGCGCCTTGCAGGATCGTCGTGCGTCCGGTGCTGAGCGTCAGCGTGCCGACCACCAGCGTGAGCGCGAGCAGCACCATCTCCTTGCCGTTGATGCCGAGCACGATCGGCTGGCCGATATACAGGAACACGCCGGCGACGGTAGGAATGGTCAGGCCGATACTGGCGAGTGCCGAGCCGAGCGCGAGATTGAGGCTGGTCTGCAGCCGGTTGCCGCGCGCGGCGCGCAACGCGGCGAGCCCTTCGGGCAACAGCACCAGCGCCGCAATGATGATACCGACCACCGCCGGCGGCGCGCCCGCGTTCAGCACCGCGCTTTCGACCACCGGCGACAACACTTTCGCGAGCAGCACCACCGCGACGAGGCTCACCAGCAGCAGCGCGCCGCTGATCATCGCATCGCGGCTGCTGGGCGGATCGGCGTGAACGTCTTCATCGGGCACATCGGCGAGAAAGTAATCGCGATGGCGCACGGTCTGCACGAACACGAACACGCAATACAGCACCAGCGATGAAATCCCCGCGAATGCCAGTTGCGAGCTCGACAGGATCGGGCCGGCGTTGGTGGTGGTGAAGTTCGGCATCACGAGCGTCAGCACCGACAGCGACGCGAGCACCGCCAGCGCCGCCGCCGCGCCGCGACTCTGAAAATCCTGTTCGAGATGGTGGATGCCGCCCACCAGCAGACACAGCCCGACGATCCCGTTACAGACGATCATCACCGCGGCGAACACGGTGTCGCGCGCGAGACCGGCTTTTTCGGGACCGGACGTCAGCATCACCGAGACGATCAGCGCGACCTCGATGACCGTGACGGCGACCGCGAGCACCAGCGTGCCGAACGGCTCGCCGATGCGATGCGCGACCACTTCCGCATGGTGGACGGCGGCGAACACCACCGCGCACAGCGCCACGCCGACCAGCGAAAGCAGTAGCGCGTTGCCCGGCACCGCGTAGCCGGCGGCGAGCACGATCCAGCCGACGAACGGCACGGCGAGAGTCCAGCGGGGTAATACGGCCGTGGTCGAGGTCATTCGGAGATCCTTTGCATGCGTGGGGATGACGGGACGAAGCCGCCGGTTTTCGAAAGTGTGTGAATCTGCGTGTTCACTTTAAGAACCAATGCTAAATATTTAAATTATAAGAAATAAATGTGACACGAAAAGGGCGCTACCGGATCTTTTCAACAGACGCAACACGCGGCGCGAAGCCGTGGGCTCGAGATATTGAGGGCTCGTCCGGTGGGGAATCATTGTGCAACGGAAGGATCGGTGATGCGCGGGGCGACGTGCCCGCTGCGTTTAAAACTCGTAGTGCCGGTGCGCCGGCATGCGGCACGGGTTCTGGCGCAGTGCCTGCTCTCGTATGAAGCCATCGACTGGCGCCGCTATCGTTTATCCGGATACCGGCGCCAGCCTGTTTCCCTACAGCAACTTCAGCGGCCGATTTACTGGCCGATCGCGCGGATCGTCAGCGCATTGCGCACCGACGTCACGCCCTGCACGTTCTGTGCGGCCGTGGTCGCGAGTTCGATCATCTGCTGTTCCGGCACCGAGCCAGCCAGCGTCACGGCGCCATCGCGCGCGCGCACGGTGATGTTCGAGACCGTCAGGCCCTTCGTCTTCGAGAGTGCGCCGCGCACCTTGCGCTGCAGTGCGCGGTTAGCCGCGCGGACCTGCTTGGCGTTCGGTGCGGAGGCCGCCGGCGCAGCCGTGGTGGCCGCATCGTTGTTTTGCGCGTACGCGTTCAGGGATGCGAAAACGATCAGAGCGCCGCCGATCATCTTGATTGCCGGGAATGCTTTCATTCGACTTCTCCTGTTGTCATAGGTACATCAGTTCCCCGGATGGGGCCGATGGTCACACCAGCGGGTACAGCGGGATTCGATACGAATGTTACGGGTATAGCAGCCCTGCGAATACGCCTGGAATCGATCCAGCCATGCGACGCGAGGCTGGAAAGCCGAGCGGCCACAGGGCACATGTTGGGACGTGTTGCGGGCCGGTGACACACAATACAACAATTAGTGCCATGTCGACCCGGGGTGGCATGAAAGTGAGGCTTCGGTACAACGCAATAGGCTGGATGAGACCGGGCGATGGCGTCGAATCACGATGCCCGGGACCACGACACGAAAAAAGCGGATGACGTATGAGAAATGAGCTTCTTCCGATCCGGCCGCTGCGCCGCGACGATCTGCCGGTCGACACTGTCGAGCTGGCGCGTTTCATGGTAGGCAAATACCTCGTGCACGATTTGCCCGAAGGCCGTATCAGTGGACGTATCGTCGAGACCGAGGCATATCCGCTCGGCGATTCGACGAGCCATGCGTTTATTGGCCGCCGCCCGTACAACGGTTCGATGTTTCTCGCACCTGGGCACGCGTATGTGCGGCTGACCTATGGCGTGTCGTACATGCTGAACATGTCGGCCGAAGCGGAGGAGGTCGGCGCCGGTATTCTGCTGCGCGCGGTCGAGCCGCTCGAAGGACTTCCATTGATCGAAGCGCGCCGCCCCGGCGTGCCGCTGCGCGATCTCGCGCGCGGGCCGGGCCGGTTGACGGTCGCGTTCGGTATCGATCAGGCGTTCGATGGGCGCGATCTGTGCACCGGCCGCGGACTCTGGATCGGTGTGATCGAGACCGGCGACGCGCCGCTCGGCGTGACCACGCGGATTGGTCTGTCGCGTGAGATGCATCAGCCGCTGCGTTTTTTCGAGCCGGGCAGTGTCTTCGTCAGCGGGCCGCGCAAGCTGTTGCTGATTCCGCCGTCGGAGGCGTGAAAGTGTGAAGGCTCAGCGGGTTGCAAGGGCATCGATCAAGGCAATTATCACTACATGCTTCATGCATTACGGCAGGCCTCTATTTATTCCCATTCATTATTGCGACGAAAACAATTATCTATCTCGAAATTAAGGGTTTTCCCTTGAAGGGACGATGACTAGACTGAATTCAATCGCTTACGCAACAGTGCGAAAAGCGATGCAACAGACAAAATCAGATTGGAGGTAAGTCATCATGAAATCGCTCTTCAAGGCAGTTGCCATTGCAGCAGTTCTCGCCGCACCGGTCGTCTCCTTCGCGCAGTCGAGCCAGCAGCCTGTCACCCGCGCGGAAGTGCGCAATCAATTGATCCAGCTCGAACAGGCCGGCTATAGCCCGGCGACGTCGAGCGACGCGGATTACCCGGGTAACCTCCAGGCCGCGCAACGCCGCGTGGACGCGCAGAACTCCGCCGTCGCGCAGACCAATCCCGTTGCTGATACGAGCGGCTACGGCGCGCCGATGGGCGGCACCTCGCAGTCCGGTGGCGTGGTCCAGCCGATGAGCGGCGCACACGGCGTCTATTTCGGTAACTGATCCGCGGCGTGCAGCGTATGGAAGCGGTGCGTGCGATGACTATCCGCACGCATCGCTTCAGATCACCTGACGAACCCATCCGGCGCGACGCGCGAATGCGCTGTCAGCGTGTCGTCCGCGCGCGCGTTGTGTTCCTGTTTAAAGGAACCTCCGCTGCCGCAAGGTGGCTTGGCCCAAGCTTTTCGAGGTTTGGGCTTTTTTTGCTTCGATTGACTGGCGCCGCTGCGGAGCGCGTGCGCGCTAAGGCCGTTCGCCGTGAATATAGAACTCGAGTTGTTGAATGGTGAACTGCTGTTCCGCGATGATGTTCTTCACGAGGTCCCCGATCGATACCATGCCGACAAGCCGCTCGTTTTCGATGACCGGCAGATGACGCATGCGCCGCTCGGTCATCAGCGCCATGCAGTCTTCAGTGGTCTGGTCGGGGCGAACGAAGCGCACCGCCTTGCTCATGATGTCGCGCACGGGCGTCGCTTTCGACGAGCGGTCCATCAGCACCACCTTGCGCGCATAGTCGCGTTCGGTGACGATCCCGGCAATGCTGTCGCCGTCCGTGACCACCAGCGCGCCGATGCCTTTTTCGGCCATCAGCCGGATAGCCTCGTACACGGAATCATCGGCGCCGATCGTGTAGACGCCGGACGGGTTCGGTTTTGTTTTGAGAAGCTGCGCAACGCTTGTCATGGAGCGGCTCCGTTTCGCAATGCAGCACGCCGACATGGCGCGCCGTCGTGAGGGACAGGACAGGCCATTGCAGTATAGGCGTGCGATGGCCCGCCGGTACACCCGAATACGTGCGGCGCTGCACACGCCCGGCATCGATCGGCAGGCCGCGCCGATGCGTGTGTCCGCGCGTTTTGAGGCACACGAAGTTTTGCGCCGCTTTCCGTAGCCACGAAGGGGCATCCGCGTGCGGCACGCGGATTAGCGGTAAACTCGCAGTCCACACCTTATCCCCGGCTTGACCGGGTTCATGTCAGCACCACTGTTTAACGCCATGCTCACGTCTCAGGATTCATCGCCCGCAGCGGACGGCGCCGTCACCGGCGAATGCGTCGCACTCGACGCCACCGCCACACTCCCCACGCGCTACGGCACGTTCACCTCTTATGTGTTTCGCGTGGTCGACAGCGGCGCCGAACATCTCGCGCTCGTGATGGGCGATGTCGCCAACCAGTCGTCCGTGCTGACCCGCCTGCACTCGGAGTGCCTGACGGGCGACGTGCTCGGTTCGTATCGCTGCGACTGCGGCGAACAACTCGATCTCGCGCTGCGCTATATCGCGGCCGAAGGCTGCGGCGTGCTGCTCTATCTGCGCGGGCACGAGGGGCGCGGTATCGGCCTGTCGAACAAGATTCGCGCCTATGCGCTGCAGGAGCAGGGGCGCGATACCGTCGAGGCCAATCTCGATCTCGGTCTGCCCGACGATTCACGCGAATACGATTCGGCCGCGGGCATTTTGCGCACGCTCAAAGTGACATCGGTGCGGCTGATGAGCAACAACCCGGAGAAGTTTCATACGCTGTCGAAGCACGGTATTCCGGTGTGCGAGCGCGTCGCGCTCGCGATTCCGATGCGCGAGGAAAACGAGCGCTATATCCGTACCAAACAGGTCAAGTTCGGGCACTACTTCGACGAGAACGAGTAGGCCCTTCTAAACGCTCAGAACAGCCCGAAATCGTCATTGCTATCGGGAATCGCATCGAGCAGACGAGTTAGCGCGTGATAGCCGAGCGGGCTCGAAAGTGTGGTCGCGATATGCAGGCAGCGGCGGGCACTATCGTTCGCGTGTGTTTGCGGCGCTAATTCGGTTGCTGGTGTTTCCGGCGTTGCCGGCGTTTGTGATGTTCGGCGAGACGGGCAGGGTTGCGAGCGAGGCTCGCCGAATGCGCGCCGCAATGGGCAGGTGTACATGCTCTCTCCTGTGTCGAATATCCGGTGACGCGCACGAGCGATTTGTGCGTGTGCCGTCGATCAACCGGTACGGTTCAATGCGCCGCGACCTGCGCGCCGGTCACGCGCGGCAACAACTCCGCCAACACTTCCTTCAACGTCGTTGCGCCGAAGCGTCGCTCGCTGACATTCGCTTCGACGTCGATACGGCCCGCGTTGTGCGCGTCGTACAGATCGACGATCAGCCGCGCATGCCGCTCACCGATCCCGGCACCGTGCATCACCGCAGGCCAGTCGTCGCGCGGCACTTCCCAGTCCACTACCGGCCGTCCCGAGAGCTGCTCCAGGGTACGCGCCACATCGAGTGCGCTGACCCTCTCACTCGCTTCTACACTGACGATTCGCGGCATCGCGCGCGATGGCTGAGTGTCGAGCAACAACTCGGCCGCGAACTGGCCGACGTCCCGCGCGGCCACAGTCGGGAACAGCTTGTCGAGCGGATGATGCAAGCTTGGCAGCACGCCCCGCTCAAGCGCGGCCGGCAACACGCGTGCCCAGTTGTGCATGTGTTCCGCGCTGCGCAGAAACGTCAGCGACGAATCGATCGAGCGCAGTTGCGTTTCGAAGTAGTGGAACAGCGTCGTGATGCCCGTGCCGTCCGCGTGCTCGGCGCCATAGTCGGAAAGCACGAGCACATGTGGTGGAGGAGCCTCGCGTAACGCAGCAACGCTTGCGTCGATCGTGCGCCGCATCCCGGCCTCTGGATCGTCATGCGCGCGCGGCACCGGACACAGCACCTGCACCGCTTGCGCGCCTTTGATCGCGCGTGCGACCGATTCCGCGTCGTTCAGATCCGCGAGCGCAATTTCACAGCCGATTGCCGCGAGCGCTTCGCCTTGTTTTGCGTCGCGAAACACCGCGCGTACCTCGCGTCCCGCGCGACGCAATGCGCTTGCACATGCATGGCCGACCGGACCCGCTGCTCCAAAAATAACGAACACGTTGCGCTCCTTTGAGATCGATACAGGCTCGATCGTACGGACGTGTTGCCAGCAAAGCGCGCAGATATGGATGATGTTGCGCGGATCCGGATGATTTCTTGCAGCGACATAGCGCGATACCGCCGTATGGAGAACCGCCAGCGAATCGCATCGCCACCGTCCAGCACACGAAATCCCGTCGCCTCAGCGAAATCGCGGAAAACGCCGCACAATGCACGAACCTCGCCGCCACTCAGGAGAACCGCGATGAACGCCGTCACCCCGATCCCCGCGCTCGCGCCGCACAGTGGCTCGCGCATGACCTTGCGCTCGAGCCGCGCGCTTGGCTGGCAGGATTTCGGCGCGGAACTGGTCGGCGTGTCGGCTGGTTTGCATCGGATACCCGCGTTCCGGCATCACCGCGTGGGCGTGCATGTCGGCGCGCCGGTGACGGCGCACTGCCGGACCGACTCGCGCCGTCTGTCGCGGATTCAGGCGCACGGCGACGCCGATGTGATCCCCGCGGGGCTCGAAGGTCAGTGGACCGATGAAGCCGCCTGCACGATCTTCAGCGTATGGTTCGCCGCCGAATTCGCGCAGCGGACCGTCGAGCAACTGGCGCTGAAATCGTCCGATGCGCAATTGCGGCCGCGCTTCCAGATGCGCGATCCGCGCTTTCAGCATCTCGCGTGGGCGCTGCAAGCTGAACTCGAAGCGGACGACGCGTCCGATCCGCTGTATGCCGAGAGTCTGTGCACGGCGATGGTGGTGCGGCTGATCGGCGGCTCGCCGGAATCAGGCAAGCTGCGGCGCACACTTGCGCCACGCACGGCGGCGCGCGTGATCGAATTCATCGACGCGCATCTGGACCAGCGTCTGACGCTCGACGATCTTGCCGCGCAGGCGCAACTCAGCGTGCCGCATTTCAAGCTACTGTTTCGCGAAACGCTGGGCGTGCCCGTGCATCAGTACGTGGTGCGGCGACGGGTGGAGCGCGCGAAGGCGCTATTGCTGGAAGGCCGGCTTAGCGCGAGCCAGATTGCGCTTGATGCCGGCTTTGCGCATCAGAGCCATATGGCTCACTGGATCGGGCGTTTGCTGGGCGTGACGCCGCGCGAGCTGCGCGGCGCCGCACGGGATGAGGCGGTGTCAGTGGAGCAGCGGAACTCCGGGCATTAATGCGGTCAGCGGTGCCGCGATCAGCCCGGCCCGACCCCGGTCAACTGCGCATACACATCATGCGCGAGCTGCAATAGCTGCTTGCGATCGATGCCGCCCGACACCGCATAGCCGAAATCGCCGTCGATCCAGTAGAACACATTGACGGGCCCCGACTGATACAGCTTGAACGCGGTCGTGTTCGCGTTCTCCTTGCGATGCGAGATGCACAGCGTCACGCGCTCGCCGTTCGGACCGCGATACATGAACTGCGCGGTCGGGCCGTCGGTGCCCGGCAGCAGACGGCCGCCCGATAGCATGAAGCCGCTCTTCGACAGCATCGGCGGATGCACCTGGGTGCCGAGCCGGTTCGCGAGCCATTGCACGAATTCCTGCTCGTGCTCGGCGCTCATATCGCTTGGCCGGTCGATCGCCGGCATGTAGACCACGTGCGCGAGCGCCGCCTGGCGCGCGAAACCTTCGGCGCTATCCGCGCTGACCGCACGCACGCTGGTGTGATCGAGCGCGACCGGCGGGATCAGATCGCCGCGATGCATGCCGATGCCGAGCCCCAGCACCAGCGCCGCCGCCATGCCGCCGAACTGCGCGGCGTAGCGCGGCCAGTTCGCGGCCACTCGCGAGTGGCGCGGCGCGGGCGCCTGCAGCCGCTTCGGCACCGGCTCGCTGAGCACGCGGTCGTAGCGCTCATGAAACATGCTGTTGAGCGAAAAATAATCGCTGATACGCGCGGCCAGCTCCGGGTTCTGTTCGAGCGCGCGTTCCACCTCGACACGGCGCTCGCCCGACAGCGTGCCGTCCACGTACGCGTGCAAATCTTCTTCGCCGATCGGCATTTGCGGCTCGCTCATCGCACCACCTGTAATTTCGCACCGGGCTGGCTGCCCGCCATCAATGCCCGCAGCCGTTCGCGGCCGCGCGACAGCCGCGACATCACCGTGCCGATCGGGATGTTTAACGCCAGCGCGACATCGGCATAGCTCATTTCTTCGAGACCGACCAGCAGCACCACCTCGCGCTGCTCGAGCGGCAGCCGCTGCAAGGCGTAATCGAGATCGCGCATTTCCAGTGAACGGGTCTGCGACGACGGCACGGCGAGTTCGCTTTCGGGGATGCTGTCGTCGTCGACCGCGACGTGGACCGCGCGCGCCGACGCCTTGCGCGCCTGGTTCGCAAACACGTTGTGCATGATCGTAAACAGCCACGCGCGCAGATCGGTGCCCGGCTGGAACAGGCCGGTGCGGCCGAGCGCGCGTTCGAGCGTGTCCTGCACGAGATCGTCGGCGAGTTCGCGATTGTTGATCAGCGCTCGCGCATAGCGCCGCAGACGCGGCACATGCTCCATCAGCTCGTCACGGACATCCATGATGGGTCACAGTTGTGGGGCTTGGGGTCGGCATCGGATTCACCTGCTTCGGTATCGGTGCGCGCCGCATCGTTCGCGGTTGCTTTCGGCGCCTTGCGGGCACCACGCGCATTCGATCTGTAAACAGCCATGGGCGGATTTTATTCCGCTGGCTTCGTGGTGTTGATGTTTCGTTCGCACGCGGGGCTGCGTTGTGTGGGCATGGTGGGGCGTGCAGGGGGGCGTCGCACATTTATCGCGGCGCTCGCCGGGCGCTGGCATCCATCAGTGCCCATCAACGCGCAGTCATCACATCGGCGACGCGCATCAGCCCGTGAGCGCGCGCGTTGCCCGCCACGACGAAGCGCTGCCGCTGCGCGGTCCACGTCAACAGCCGCATCTCGCCGACCCGGCGCGCGGACCACTGCGGCTGCTCGCGCGCAAACGGTGCCGCGGCCGTCAGTATCACGACCGGCTGCTGGTCGCCGTTCAGGTAGACGAATTCGTTGGCGCGCTGCAACGGACCGAGCTGCAACACGCGTTGTTCGACGACGCGCATGCCGAGCGCGCTCAGGTCCGGCGCGCTTGCGTCCGTGCTTGCATCCGCGCGGGTCGGCGACGCGGCCGAAAAGCCTTGCGCGGTGGCTTCGGCCAACGCCATCACCGCCGCGTTATCTAGTGCCTGCGCGGACACCTGGGCCGCCGCGAGCCAGCCGCTGACGATCGCCAGCGTCACCACCAGCGCCGCGAGCACGTTGAGCGTGCGGCGCACGGAGCGGCGCGCTCGCGTGCGCGCGAACGACGCGCGCAAACCGCTGGGGCGCGGCGGCACGGGCTCGTCGGTGGCCCGAAACGCCGCCTGGATCTGCGCGTTCAGCCGGTCGTAAAACGCGACGCGGCGCGCTTCCGCCGGATGCTTGCTCAGATAGTCGCGCAGCGCCGCCGTGCGTTCGGGCGTCAGCGTGCCGTCGGCATAGGCCTGAATGTCGGCTTCGGACGGCGGCGTGCTGTGCCGGTTGTCGGTCGAGGTCATGGCAGTGATGCAAAGGTGGCGTGAGATTGCGGCTATCGGAAGGTGAACACGGATGCTTACGCATTTATTCCGCGCGGTCCACATTGGCTTGCGATGCGCAGCCAAATCGTCGTTTGAATCGTCGCTTGAATAGTCGCCTGATCAGCGAGCGGGAATGCAGGCAAACCGCGCCGCGCCGCCGTTTATTCCCTTCGCCGACGATCTTTTTGTCGAGGCTGAAACTCAGGAATAAAAGCTCGTCACCTGTGGTTTCCCCTGATGCGAACCCGCACAATTCTCCACAGGAGTCGATCATGAAAAAGCTTTCTTTGGCTGTTTTGTCCGTTGTCGTGCTTGCCGTTTCGTCGAGCGCGTTTGCCGAGGGTAAGACTCGTGCGCAGGTGTATCAGGAGCTGATCGAGGCACAGCAGAACGGCCTCGATTACATCACCGATTCGTCGTACCCCGACGTCAATCCCGCGTTCGTGCGTCAGGTCGAGCAGCGCAAGCAGGCGCTCGCCGCCGCCAAAGCGGCGGCTGCCGCGAGCAGCGTCGCGAATGCCGGCGCAGCGAGCATGGGCGCTCATTGAACGTGGCCGTTGAAGCCGTGCAGGCAACCGGCGCGCGAACTGAACGGACGCGCGCCGGTTGCCGGATGGAATAGATCATCGCGTGGCGTGTTAGCCACTGCATCGACCCCATCCGGCAAGGAGTTTTCGTGACCCAACCTTCCGTTCCCAATCCCCGGCCCGGACCTCGGCCGATCTGCGTGCCGTGCCGGCTCGCCGCGATCGGCGCGGCCGTGCTCGCGCTCGCGGGCGGCTTCGCCTATACGGCCGGCTGGCTCACGCCCTCGCGTTTGAGCGCACCGCGCATCATCAACACGTTCGAGGCCGTGGCGGGCCAGCATCCCGGCTATCGACGCAATCACGCGAAAGGCCTGTGCGTCGAAGGCTATTTCGATAGCAACGGCAACGGCGCGGCGCTTTCTCGCGCGGCCGTGTTCGCGCCCGGCCGCACGCCGGTGTCCGGACGCTTCGCGGTGCCGGGCGGCAATCCGTCGGCGCCGGATACGAGCTCGCCAGTGCGCAGCTTCGCATTGCAATTCAGGCTGGCCGACGGCGAGCAGTGGCGCACCGGCATGAATTCGACGCCGGTGTTCGCCGTGCATACGCCCGAACAGTTCTATCAGCAACTGCTGGCCGCGAAGCCCGATCCTACGACCGGCAAACCGGATCCGGCGAAACTGAAGGCGTTTTACGCGGCCAATCCCGAGACGCAGCCGTTCCAGAACTGGGTCAAAGCGCATCCGCCGTCGTCGAGTCTCGCCAACGCCGCGTACTACAGCATCAACGCGTTTCTGTTTACCGACGCGAGCGGCACGACGCGCGCGGTCCGCTGGGCCGTCGAGCCCGACATGCCGTACGCGCCGATCACCGCCGCGCAGCAGGCCGAGAAGAATTTCCTCGCCGCCGATCTGAACGAGCGTCTGCAACAGGGACCGTTGCGCTGGCATCTGATTCTGAACGTTGCGCAGCCGGGCGATCCGGTCGACGACGCCACGCTGCAATGGCCCGCTGATCGCCAACGCGTCGATGCCGGCACGCTGGTGATCGAGCGCGCGACATCGCAGGAAAACGGCGAGTGCCGCGATATCAACTTCGATCCGACGATCCTGCCCGCGGGCATCGCGCCTTCGGACGATCCGCTGCTGGCCGCGCGTTCGGCCGCGTATGCGTTGTCGTTCAAGCGCCGCACGCGCGAGGAAGCGCTGCATCCCGACGTGCATCAAGCGCAGCCGAGCCCGCAACAGGCCCCACAACAGGGCTCGCAGCAGGGCGAGCAAAAAGGAGAGCATTCATGACGCGCGCACGTACTCATTTCAGTCCGCTCGCGCGGCTGCTGCATTGGACGATGGCGCCGCTGATCATCGCGATGCTGTTTATCGGCGTGGGGATGGTTGCGACGGTGTCGCACGCGCATGACACGTTGATCGCGCTGCATCGGCCGCTCGGCATCGCGTTGCTGGTGCTGGTGGTGTTGCGGCTCGCGGTGCGGATCACGCACGGCGCTCCGCCGTTGCCGGAGAACATGTCGAACGCGCAGCGCTTCGCGGCCAAGGCTTCGCACATCGTGCTGTACGCGCTGATGGCGGCGATGCCGCTGATCGGCTGGGCGATGGTGTCCGCGGCGGGCTATCCGGTCACGCCGGCCGGCTCGCTGCATCTGCCGCCGATCGCGCCGCACGACGCCGCGCTGTT
This region includes:
- a CDS encoding CBS domain-containing protein, which codes for MTSVAQLLKTKPNPSGVYTIGADDSVYEAIRLMAEKGIGALVVTDGDSIAGIVTERDYARKVVLMDRSSKATPVRDIMSKAVRFVRPDQTTEDCMALMTERRMRHLPVIENERLVGMVSIGDLVKNIIAEQQFTIQQLEFYIHGERP
- a CDS encoding anti-sigma factor family protein, translating into MSEPQMPIGEEDLHAYVDGTLSGERRVEVERALEQNPELAARISDYFSLNSMFHERYDRVLSEPVPKRLQAPAPRHSRVAANWPRYAAQFGGMAAALVLGLGIGMHRGDLIPPVALDHTSVRAVSADSAEGFARQAALAHVVYMPAIDRPSDMSAEHEQEFVQWLANRLGTQVHPPMLSKSGFMLSGGRLLPGTDGPTAQFMYRGPNGERVTLCISHRKENANTTAFKLYQSGPVNVFYWIDGDFGYAVSGGIDRKQLLQLAHDVYAQLTGVGPG
- a CDS encoding calcium:proton antiporter, whose translation is MTSTTAVLPRWTLAVPFVGWIVLAAGYAVPGNALLLSLVGVALCAVVFAAVHHAEVVAHRIGEPFGTLVLAVAVTVIEVALIVSVMLTSGPEKAGLARDTVFAAVMIVCNGIVGLCLLVGGIHHLEQDFQSRGAAAALAVLASLSVLTLVMPNFTTTNAGPILSSSQLAFAGISSLVLYCVFVFVQTVRHRDYFLADVPDEDVHADPPSSRDAMISGALLLVSLVAVVLLAKVLSPVVESAVLNAGAPPAVVGIIIAALVLLPEGLAALRAARGNRLQTSLNLALGSALASIGLTIPTVAGVFLYIGQPIVLGINGKEMVLLALTLVVGTLTLSTGRTTILQGAVHLSLFAAYLFLSFAP
- a CDS encoding DUF4148 domain-containing protein, producing the protein MKSLFKAVAIAAVLAAPVVSFAQSSQQPVTRAEVRNQLIQLEQAGYSPATSSDADYPGNLQAAQRRVDAQNSAVAQTNPVADTSGYGAPMGGTSQSGGVVQPMSGAHGVYFGN
- a CDS encoding DUF4148 domain-containing protein, with amino-acid sequence MKKLSLAVLSVVVLAVSSSAFAEGKTRAQVYQELIEAQQNGLDYITDSSYPDVNPAFVRQVEQRKQALAAAKAAAAASSVANAGAASMGAH
- a CDS encoding helix-turn-helix domain-containing protein; protein product: MNAVTPIPALAPHSGSRMTLRSSRALGWQDFGAELVGVSAGLHRIPAFRHHRVGVHVGAPVTAHCRTDSRRLSRIQAHGDADVIPAGLEGQWTDEAACTIFSVWFAAEFAQRTVEQLALKSSDAQLRPRFQMRDPRFQHLAWALQAELEADDASDPLYAESLCTAMVVRLIGGSPESGKLRRTLAPRTAARVIEFIDAHLDQRLTLDDLAAQAQLSVPHFKLLFRETLGVPVHQYVVRRRVERAKALLLEGRLSASQIALDAGFAHQSHMAHWIGRLLGVTPRELRGAARDEAVSVEQRNSGH
- a CDS encoding NmrA family NAD(P)-binding protein produces the protein MFVIFGAAGPVGHACASALRRAGREVRAVFRDAKQGEALAAIGCEIALADLNDAESVARAIKGAQAVQVLCPVPRAHDDPEAGMRRTIDASVAALREAPPPHVLVLSDYGAEHADGTGITTLFHYFETQLRSIDSSLTFLRSAEHMHNWARVLPAALERGVLPSLHHPLDKLFPTVAARDVGQFAAELLLDTQPSRAMPRIVSVEASERVSALDVARTLEQLSGRPVVDWEVPRDDWPAVMHGAGIGERHARLIVDLYDAHNAGRIDVEANVSERRFGATTLKEVLAELLPRVTGAQVAAH
- a CDS encoding DNA-3-methyladenine glycosylase, with amino-acid sequence MRNELLPIRPLRRDDLPVDTVELARFMVGKYLVHDLPEGRISGRIVETEAYPLGDSTSHAFIGRRPYNGSMFLAPGHAYVRLTYGVSYMLNMSAEAEEVGAGILLRAVEPLEGLPLIEARRPGVPLRDLARGPGRLTVAFGIDQAFDGRDLCTGRGLWIGVIETGDAPLGVTTRIGLSREMHQPLRFFEPGSVFVSGPRKLLLIPPSEA
- a CDS encoding RNA polymerase sigma factor, with translation MDVRDELMEHVPRLRRYARALINNRELADDLVQDTLERALGRTGLFQPGTDLRAWLFTIMHNVFANQARKASARAVHVAVDDDSIPESELAVPSSQTRSLEMRDLDYALQRLPLEQREVVLLVGLEEMSYADVALALNIPIGTVMSRLSRGRERLRALMAGSQPGAKLQVVR
- the ribA gene encoding GTP cyclohydrolase II, which produces MLTSQDSSPAADGAVTGECVALDATATLPTRYGTFTSYVFRVVDSGAEHLALVMGDVANQSSVLTRLHSECLTGDVLGSYRCDCGEQLDLALRYIAAEGCGVLLYLRGHEGRGIGLSNKIRAYALQEQGRDTVEANLDLGLPDDSREYDSAAGILRTLKVTSVRLMSNNPEKFHTLSKHGIPVCERVALAIPMREENERYIRTKQVKFGHYFDENE
- a CDS encoding BON domain-containing protein, giving the protein MKAFPAIKMIGGALIVFASLNAYAQNNDAATTAAPAASAPNAKQVRAANRALQRKVRGALSKTKGLTVSNITVRARDGAVTLAGSVPEQQMIELATTAAQNVQGVTSVRNALTIRAIGQ
- a CDS encoding anti-sigma factor family protein, translated to MTSTDNRHSTPPSEADIQAYADGTLTPERTAALRDYLSKHPAEARRVAFYDRLNAQIQAAFRATDEPVPPRPSGLRASFARTRARRSVRRTLNVLAALVVTLAIVSGWLAAAQVSAQALDNAAVMALAEATAQGFSAASPTRADASTDASAPDLSALGMRVVEQRVLQLGPLQRANEFVYLNGDQQPVVILTAAAPFAREQPQWSARRVGEMRLLTWTAQRQRFVVAGNARAHGLMRVADVMTAR